The Thiomicrorhabdus aquaedulcis sequence GACCAACAGTCGTGAATTCTGCGTTTCACTATGCAGCAGAGCTCGGTTGTCGTCAAATATTTCTATCAGGTGTTGATTTTTGCTTTGCTAAAGGCAAAACACATGAAAGTTCGAGTAATGAAGCCCAGCTATCGGCTCATCTTCAATTCAAAAATTTGATAACGCTTGAAACCAATTCTGGTGAAGTCGCTGAAACTAAATTGACATTAAAAAACACCAAAGATACTTTTGAAGCGCAAGTTTACTTTCACAAGTCGAAAAAAGCCGATTTTCAAGTGTTTTCGTTGGGATTGGATTCAGCAAAAATGAATCTTGTTGATTATGTGCATCCAGATGATTGCACGCTCATGACACAGAAAAAACAAGCTATTTTGAATGTCAGAGAGGCTTTAACGCTCACTAAATCGCAACGATTGGATGCTGTAACCGAAACTAAGAAAGAACTTTCCAAAGAAATTAAGCGGTTTGTATCTGTAAAAAGTTTTGCCAATTTAGCCTTGGCGGCTACGCCTAAGCTAATGAATGATAAAACTCAACAACCAAATCAAAAGGTTAGGAATAAGATTGAAAAGTTAAGAAAGAAAATCAATAACGCCTTAGGCGAAGATGCTGATTTTTAATGACATATAACTTTACTCATTTTTCTGAGAACTTTAATCCCGAACTTGAATCAAGTGAGCTTCAAAGCGCAATAGAGCAACTTACCATTTTCTTTGAATCTGTGAATAGTGCATCCGTTCAATATGGGCATTTACTCGAGCTGGCTGAAGAGAGAGCTGGAGTGAGGTTGCAAGAATTAAAAGGCATTTCGCCTAAAGAGTTATGCCCTTATTGGGAGAAGTATGGCGAACTCGGTAGGGCGTTATTTTGGTTGCGCTTTAACAATCCAAAAAATAATGAAGAGGTAGCAATTCTTGAAGATGGTACTAATCGTTTTCAAATAGAGATGACAAAGTCCGATACTCTTCTTTATTCAAAATTGAAAAAAACAGTTCAATCACTTAGTGTTCTTGCAGATAAAGCAAAAGAGGCTCTTATTGGCAATAAACCGCAAGAATTAAAGTATTTAAAAGAAACGGCTTTAACATTAGATTCAGACAATGAACGTTATGCTCTTATCCAGCTTATTGAGGCTATGGAAGCAGACTTAGAGAATCAAAATTCACTGGCTTTTGATCGATATTTATTGGTTAAAGAACCTTTGGCTCAGCATATTGCCCTACAACAAGCACTAAACCTTGCAATAAAGTCTGAGCGTTATCAGGATGCTTTAATGGTGCTTGAAGGTTTATGTCGTTTTTCATTAGATTATATGGTGCCTTATGCTGAAATGATCGATTTGTTAGGTAATACTTTAAATGCAGTTGATGTGTTGAAAATATATTTAATGCAGAAACCTCAGCAATATTTGATTAATCTAAAACTTGCAACGCTTTATCTAAAACTCCAAGACCTAGAAAGTTCTAGGCAGGTTCTTAACTTAGTCTTGAGTCAAGAGCCCGATAATAAAACAGCACAATATATGCTGCTCCAGCTAAACCCTACCTAATGAAAGCATTCGGCAAAAACACGTCTCTTACTCTAAATAGTCTAAATTGTTGGTGTCTGCTCTTAATAAAGAGATACCAACTGTTTCAAAAAGCTGCCGCGTCAGCAACCCCCTGTCATCCCCCAATCTAATTTTAAAGCCGTCAGCGTATTTATTTAGTTGGCGAACGTCTCTTATTTTCCTCACGTACTTATCAACAATGTCACAACAGATCTTCCCATCATTCGAAAGCCAAAATGTCGCTACTGCGCTGAATCTAAGCCATAAGCGTCCGGCGAACACATCTTTAACTTCACGCCTTTAGTAGCGTTCATTTTAATTCATACGTTTCAATCCAAAATAATTCAACCATTGGCGTTTGATGATTTGAATATAAAAATTGATTATTTTTCTAAAGATATTTCTAACGTGCCGTTATATAAACTGAAGGCACCAAAGAGAGCCTCAAAATCAAAATATAAAAAACACAAAACACACACAAAGAGTGATTGTTAAATTACTCAAGGAGAAAGAATCATGGCAATGGTAATTAACACAAATATGGCTTCAATGAATGCGGTGCGTATGTTGGATCGTACGTCGGGAGAGCAGTCAACTTCAATGGAGCGTTTAACTTCAGGCTTAAGAATAAACAGTGCGGCTGATGACGCTGCGGGGCTTGCAGTTGCTACAGGTATGACGACCCAAATCAGAGGCACAGAACAAGCGATTCGTAATGCAAATGATTCTATCGGTATGTTGCAAACATTGGATGGCGCGACAGATGAAGTGGTCAATATGTTGCAACGTATGCGTGAGTTAACTGTTCAGTCTATGACCGGTACTTACAATAATGATAACCGAGCACAAATGCAGTCTGAAGTGAATCAGTTGCAAAGAGAAGTAGTACGTATTTCAGACACAACCAAGTTTAATGGTATGAACATTATGAATGCATCAAGCTTTAGTGGTGGTGTGTTGTCGGCTGGACAAATTAGCGCTGGCACGATTGCTAGTGTTATTAATGCAAGTACTAGTAATGCATTCCGTGCTCACGTAGGTTGGGAAGAGGGGCATGACAACCGTATTGGTATTCCCTTGCTTGACTTTGGTACTTTACACACACTTGACAGCGCAACGGTTCGTTTAATGAGTGGAAATCCCACTAGTGTCACTTTTGCTTCTGCTGTAGGTTTTGCGTCCGCCGCATTAAGCGCAATTGACGCCGATTTAGCCTCGCTGTCTACCATGCGTGCAAACTGGGGCGCAATTCAAAACCGCTTGGATTACACGGTTTCTAACTTACAAAACGTAAATGAAAATATCAATGCGTCAAAATCACGAATTATGGATGCAGATTTCGCCAAAGAGAGTGCGAATTTAGCAAGAACACAAGTATTGCAACAAGCAGGCATGAGTATGCTTAGTCAGGCAAATCAGCAATCTCAGCAAGTTTTATCACTGCTGCAGTAGAGCGTTTAAAAAGATTTCATGAGCGGTAACGCCGTAACTGAAAAAA is a genomic window containing:
- a CDS encoding tetratricopeptide repeat protein; translation: MTYNFTHFSENFNPELESSELQSAIEQLTIFFESVNSASVQYGHLLELAEERAGVRLQELKGISPKELCPYWEKYGELGRALFWLRFNNPKNNEEVAILEDGTNRFQIEMTKSDTLLYSKLKKTVQSLSVLADKAKEALIGNKPQELKYLKETALTLDSDNERYALIQLIEAMEADLENQNSLAFDRYLLVKEPLAQHIALQQALNLAIKSERYQDALMVLEGLCRFSLDYMVPYAEMIDLLGNTLNAVDVLKIYLMQKPQQYLINLKLATLYLKLQDLESSRQVLNLVLSQEPDNKTAQYMLLQLNPT
- a CDS encoding flagellin, with product MAMVINTNMASMNAVRMLDRTSGEQSTSMERLTSGLRINSAADDAAGLAVATGMTTQIRGTEQAIRNANDSIGMLQTLDGATDEVVNMLQRMRELTVQSMTGTYNNDNRAQMQSEVNQLQREVVRISDTTKFNGMNIMNASSFSGGVLSAGQISAGTIASVINASTSNAFRAHVGWEEGHDNRIGIPLLDFGTLHTLDSATVRLMSGNPTSVTFASAVGFASAALSAIDADLASLSTMRANWGAIQNRLDYTVSNLQNVNENINASKSRIMDADFAKESANLARTQVLQQAGMSMLSQANQQSQQVLSLLQ